GGACCCGCCGACCCGCGGTCTGCTAGCGACCGGGCAGGCGCCAGGTCTGGTTGAGCGGACTGGCCTGGGTCACCGGGTTGCAGGTCCACTGGTGCACCAGCGCACCGGGCGTGGTCGACACCGCGTTGACGTCGACGCACTTGCCGCTGTGCCGTGCCACCAACTGATAGTCGCGGGCGTCGCTGCCGGCGTAGGTGACCTTGCGCAGGGTGTACTGCTGGTTCGCGTTGCCGTGGCAGGCCCACTGGATGACCGCGGCACCGTCCGAAGTGGACGCGGCGTTGACGTCCAGGCACTTGCCGGACTGGCGGTTGACCACCGTGAAGGTGTCCGTCTGCCCCGGCACCGGGGTGAACGTCCACCGCTGCTCGTCACCCGTGCCGCAGGCCTGTTGCTGCTGCTGGGTGCCGTCGCTGGTGCTGCGGTTGGGGTTGGTCAGGCACTGCTGCGAGTGCTGGGCGACCGCGGTGGACTCGAACGACCCGCCGCCGGTGTCGCCGGGCGGCAGCAGGGTGATGGTGAAGGTGTCGTCGATCGCGGTGTGCGGGAGGTTCACCGTCGTGCCGTTGTTGGACAGCGTGACGACGGTGTTCAGCACCGGCACCGGACCGGCCACCGCCGCGCCACCGTTGTGCGGGATGCGCTCGGCGACCACCCGCACCTGGTTGTTCACCACGACACCGCTGACGGTGTCCAGCCGGCGCAGGTTCACCGCGATGTTGCCGGTCGTCCGGCCGCCGCCGACGAGGACCTTCGCGCTGCCGGTGTCCTTGGTGGCGTAGGCGTCGTAGTTCGCGCTCGCGGTGACCGCGGTGCTCAGGCCGGTCTGCGAGCCGTAGAACTTGTAGACCCACCACTCGCCCTTGGGCTGGTGGCGGCCCGCCGAGTCGCGCACGAGCAGGCTGGCCAGGTCGTTGTGCAGGCTGCCGCCGCTGGCCCAGTTCGCCCGCAGGCCGTCCGCGCCGGCCCGTTCCAGCCGGGCGATGTACCAGGCGCCGTCGGCGGGGTTCTGCTCGTTGGAGGCCGCGTACTCGTTGATCTGGTACGGGCGCGGGTGCGGGATGCCGCGCGCGTCCAGGCTGGAGTTGGCCGCCGCCACGTTCGCGACCGGGTCGCTGGGCAGGGCGTGCCAGCTGACGATGTCGGGCACGACGTTGTTGGCGCGCACGAAGTCCAGGTACTGCGTCCACCAGCCCGGCGAGGTCGACGGCACGCCGGCCAGGCTGGGGCCGACGATCAGCTGGTTGGGGAACTCCGCGCGGATGCGCTGGTAGGTCCGCCGCCAGAGCTCGAAGTACTGGGACTGCGGGCGGTTCCAGAAGATCGTGATGTTGGGTTCGTTCCAGATGTCCCACTGGACGGGGACGCCGGTCGCGCGGACGTCGGCGAACAGGCGGGTCAGGAAGGCGTCGTAGTCGGCCCAGTTGCCGTTGTCACCGGGGAAGCGCGAGATGCCGTAGCCGTCCGCGCCCCACAGGTCGTGCGGCAGCAGGACGAACTCCCCGCCGAGCGCGCGCGTGCGCAGCAGCTGGGCGCGGGTGGCGTTCCACCGCCGGTCGTACTTGCCCGACACCCAACCGCCGGGGCTGTCCAGCTGCGCGCCGCCGGCGCGCATGTAGCGGAACTTGACGTCCTTGAAGAAGTTGTCGGCCGGAGCGGAGGCGTCCTCGGTCATGCCGTAGATCCAGCCCGAGGCCCGGTAGGTGGGCGCGGCGCCGGTCACGGAGAAGTCGACGCCGAGCGATTCGTCGGCGGCCTGTGCGGGCAGGCCGACCATCGGTAACGCGGTCAAGACCGCGAGCAGTACAGCGAGGGCGCGCAGCCGTCGACGGGTGGTGTCCACAAGAGACTCCCGGTGCAGGGACGGGTCGTGGTGGAGCCACGGCTCCCCGGCGGCGCGGAGGTTTCAGTTCGCCGTTGAACCATGAGCAACTCCGACGGATCGAGTCAAGCGATGACAGGTCGAACCGATTCGATCGCGGGCTCACCGTACGCGTGCGGCCCCGCGCAGCGCAACGGTTGCGCCAATCGAAACGCTCCGACCGGCCGAAGACGCGCAGGTCAACGCCGGCGTGCCGGGCTGTTCGACCGCCGGGTCAGCGCCTGCGGGCACCCGTGCTGGAGCGCAGGGTCACCGGGGGCACGAGCAAGGCGTGCCGGGGCGTCGCACCGGGGTTGGCGATCTGCTCCACCAGCAGTTCCAGGGCCAACCGGGCCATGTCGGCGGCCGGCACGTCCGCGGCGGTCAGCGGCGGGTGGAAGTCCTCCGCCAGGTGGTCGGCGATGACACCGGTGATCGAGAAGTCGCGCGGGACCTCCAGCCCGGCGTGGTGCAGCGCGCGTTGCAGGCCCGGCAGGGCGGCTTCGTTGATGGTCACCAGCCCGGTGACGTCGGGGTAGTCGGCGCGGATCTCCTCGAAGCACGCATAACCCGCACCCGGCTCGTCGGCACAGGTCACCACGTGCCCCCGCACGCCGCGCTGCTCGGCCGCCTCCAGGAACCCGGCCGTGGACCGCGCCGCCGGGCCGTAGCCGGACGCGACGAGCTCGGCCGAGCGGTTGACCAGCACGACCTCCTCGTGCCCCAGGTCGGCCAGGTGGTGCACGCACCTCTTGATCAGCGCCGCGTAGTCCACGTCCACCCACCACGACGCGCCGGGGTGCTCGACGTGGCCGATGGTGACGAAGGGCAGGCCGCTCTCCTCCAGCGTGGCCACCCTCGGGTCGTCCAGCAGTATCTCCATCAGGATCACGCCGTCGACGCGCCGACCGGTGACGATCCGCTCGAAGGACCGGTAGTGCCAGCCGCCGCTGGGTGACAGCAGCACGTCGAGGTCGTGGGCCGCCGCCGCCTCGACGACCCCGGCGACGAACCCGAGCTGCACGCCGGTCAGCCGCGTGCCGGCGGGCGGGATGACCAGGCCCAAGGTGCGCGTCCGACCCTCGGCCAGGGCGCGCGCGCTGGCGTTGGGGCGGTAGCCCAGCTCGCTGATCACGTCGTTGATCCGCTTGGCGGTGGCCTCGGCGACCGGTCGCTTCCCGCTGAGCGCGTAGGACACCGTGCTGCGCGACACGCCCGCACGCCTGGCGATCTCGCCGATGTTCATGCGCTCACCGTCCAACCGATTCGATTAGCTATTCGACGCATTCGACTGGCGTCGATGATACGGCTTCCTGGGGCTTGCGCACCGTGGCCAAGGTCATTACGTTGACGTAACAGCGCACCGGTCGAACCGGTTCGACCCGTTCGCCCGGACGTGGACCTCCGGAAGGGACGCCTGATGCAGCGCACTCCGATCGCCCGGCGGCTGGCCGCGGCACTGGTCGCGGTCGGACTCGCCGCCGCCGGGTGTTCGTCCTCCTCCGGGGGCGGGGGTGGGGGCGCGTTCGAGCTGTGGGACCCCTACCCGCACTTCGACGCGAGTTCCGAGTGGGCCAAGGTCATCGACCGGTGCGGGCAGCAGAACGGGGTGAAGGTCGAGCGGCAGTCCTACGACACCACCGACCTGACCAGCAAGGTGCTGCTGGCCGCCCAGCAGGGCACCGCGCCGGAAGTGCTCGTGGTGGACAACCCCGTCGTCTCCACGCTGGCCGAGGCGGGTGTGCTCAAGTCCAACCAGGACAGCGGGTTGGACGCGTCCGCCGCCGCGCCCAACCTGGTCGCCGCCGCCCAGACCGGCGGCAAGACCTACGGCGTGCCCATCGGCGCCAACACCCTGGGCCTGTACTACAACAAGCCCGTGCTCAACGCCGCCGGCGTGGACCCGGCGACGATCACCGACTGGGCCTCCCTCGACGCCGCCCTGGCCAAGGTCGCCGCCGCCGGGCGCAAGGGCATCACGTTCGCGGCGATCGGCACCGAGGAGGGCACGTTCCAGTTCCTGCCCTGGTTCTGGGGTGCGGGCGCGAACCTGACCAAGTTGGACTCCCCCGAGGCGGAGTCCGCGCTCGCGCTGTGGAAGTCGTGGCTGGACAAGGGTTACGCGACCGACACCGCCATCGGCAACACGCAGGTCGTGAGCTGGCAGGAGTTCGCGACCGGCGAGTACGCCTTCGCCGAGAACGGCACCTGGAACCTGGCCAACGCCGCCAAGACCGGTTTCGAGGTCGGCGTCCTGGCGATCCCGGCCCGCTCCGGCGGCGTCGCGCCCGCCCCGACCGGCGGCGAGTTCGTCACCGTGCCCGCGCAGCGCGACAGCGCCACCGAGGCCACCGCCGCGAAGGTCGCGGCCTGCCTGGTCAGCCCGGACAACGTGCTGGCCACCGACACCGCGCTGACCTACGTCTCCGCCGTGCCCTCGGTGCGGGACAAGCAGGTCGCCCAGCAGCCCGAGCTGAAGGTGTGGGCGGAGGCGGTGCAGGCGGCCAAGGGCCGGACCGGCGACGGCCTGGGCACGAAGTACCCGCGCATCTCCCAGCCCCTGTGGACGGCCGTGCAGGCGGCGCTGACCGGGGCGAAGTCGCCGCGGGAGGCACTGGCCGAGGCCGCGTCCGCCGCGGCGAAGTGACCCGTGCCGCACACCGGAACCGACCTGCCGGAGCGACTCGCCCCACCCGGTCGGCCCACTCGGGACACCCCGCCCGCACGCCCCACCCGGGAACCCCGGCTCACCGAGTCGTCGCGCCGGCAGCTCGCCGGGTGGGCGTTCCTGCTGCCCCTGGTCGCCTACCTGCTCCTCTGCTACGCCTACCCGCTCCTGACCAACATCGACCTCAGCGTCCGCGACCACACCGTCCGGTCCTTCGTGTACGGTGGCGCCCCGCTGGTCGGCCTGCGCAACCACGTCCAGGTCTTCACCGACCCCACCTTCCGCACCGCGCTGGTCAACACGGTCCTGTTCACCGCCGGTTCGCTGGTCTTCCAGTACGCCATCGGCCTCGCGCTGGCGGTGTTCTTCTCCCGCAACTTCCACCTCTCGGCGATCCTGCGCGCCCTGTTCCTGGTCCCCTGGCTCATGCCGCTGATCGTGTCCGCCTCGACCTGGGCGTGGATGCTCAACAGCGAGGCCGGGGTGGTCAACGCCGCCCTCAAGACCTTCGGCATCGACAAGGTCGCCTGGCTGACCTCGCCGGACTGGTCGCTGGTCGCGGTCACGGTCGCCAACATCTGGATCGGCATCCCGTTCAACCTGGTCGTGCTCTACAGCGGCCTGAAGAACATCCCGGACCACGTCTACGAGGCCGCCGCGCTGGACGGCGCGGGTGAGTGGCAGAAGTTCCGGCACATCACCTTCCCGATGCTGCGGCCGGTGTCCGCGGTGACGCTGCTGCTCGGGCTGGTCTACACGCTCAAGGTCTTCGACGTCATCTGGATCATGACCCGGGGCGGACCCAGCGGCTCGTCCACCACGTTCGCCACCTGGTCCTACGAGCTGGGCTTCGGCAACGCCCTGCCCCGCTTCGGCCCCAGCGC
This DNA window, taken from Saccharothrix variisporea, encodes the following:
- a CDS encoding RICIN domain-containing protein, translated to MDTTRRRLRALAVLLAVLTALPMVGLPAQAADESLGVDFSVTGAAPTYRASGWIYGMTEDASAPADNFFKDVKFRYMRAGGAQLDSPGGWVSGKYDRRWNATRAQLLRTRALGGEFVLLPHDLWGADGYGISRFPGDNGNWADYDAFLTRLFADVRATGVPVQWDIWNEPNITIFWNRPQSQYFELWRRTYQRIRAEFPNQLIVGPSLAGVPSTSPGWWTQYLDFVRANNVVPDIVSWHALPSDPVANVAAANSSLDARGIPHPRPYQINEYAASNEQNPADGAWYIARLERAGADGLRANWASGGSLHNDLASLLVRDSAGRHQPKGEWWVYKFYGSQTGLSTAVTASANYDAYATKDTGSAKVLVGGGRTTGNIAVNLRRLDTVSGVVVNNQVRVVAERIPHNGGAAVAGPVPVLNTVVTLSNNGTTVNLPHTAIDDTFTITLLPPGDTGGGSFESTAVAQHSQQCLTNPNRSTSDGTQQQQQACGTGDEQRWTFTPVPGQTDTFTVVNRQSGKCLDVNAASTSDGAAVIQWACHGNANQQYTLRKVTYAGSDARDYQLVARHSGKCVDVNAVSTTPGALVHQWTCNPVTQASPLNQTWRLPGR
- a CDS encoding LacI family DNA-binding transcriptional regulator, which produces MNIGEIARRAGVSRSTVSYALSGKRPVAEATAKRINDVISELGYRPNASARALAEGRTRTLGLVIPPAGTRLTGVQLGFVAGVVEAAAAHDLDVLLSPSGGWHYRSFERIVTGRRVDGVILMEILLDDPRVATLEESGLPFVTIGHVEHPGASWWVDVDYAALIKRCVHHLADLGHEEVVLVNRSAELVASGYGPAARSTAGFLEAAEQRGVRGHVVTCADEPGAGYACFEEIRADYPDVTGLVTINEAALPGLQRALHHAGLEVPRDFSITGVIADHLAEDFHPPLTAADVPAADMARLALELLVEQIANPGATPRHALLVPPVTLRSSTGARRR
- a CDS encoding sugar ABC transporter substrate-binding protein, which produces MQRTPIARRLAAALVAVGLAAAGCSSSSGGGGGGAFELWDPYPHFDASSEWAKVIDRCGQQNGVKVERQSYDTTDLTSKVLLAAQQGTAPEVLVVDNPVVSTLAEAGVLKSNQDSGLDASAAAPNLVAAAQTGGKTYGVPIGANTLGLYYNKPVLNAAGVDPATITDWASLDAALAKVAAAGRKGITFAAIGTEEGTFQFLPWFWGAGANLTKLDSPEAESALALWKSWLDKGYATDTAIGNTQVVSWQEFATGEYAFAENGTWNLANAAKTGFEVGVLAIPARSGGVAPAPTGGEFVTVPAQRDSATEATAAKVAACLVSPDNVLATDTALTYVSAVPSVRDKQVAQQPELKVWAEAVQAAKGRTGDGLGTKYPRISQPLWTAVQAALTGAKSPREALAEAASAAAK
- a CDS encoding carbohydrate ABC transporter permease → MPHTGTDLPERLAPPGRPTRDTPPARPTREPRLTESSRRQLAGWAFLLPLVAYLLLCYAYPLLTNIDLSVRDHTVRSFVYGGAPLVGLRNHVQVFTDPTFRTALVNTVLFTAGSLVFQYAIGLALAVFFSRNFHLSAILRALFLVPWLMPLIVSASTWAWMLNSEAGVVNAALKTFGIDKVAWLTSPDWSLVAVTVANIWIGIPFNLVVLYSGLKNIPDHVYEAAALDGAGEWQKFRHITFPMLRPVSAVTLLLGLVYTLKVFDVIWIMTRGGPSGSSTTFATWSYELGFGNALPRFGPSAAVGNVLILLAVAAGLLYVRLQRHQEAAT